The Oryzias latipes chromosome 1, ASM223467v1 genome contains a region encoding:
- the dctd gene encoding deoxycytidylate deaminase, producing MEESQQPRLVNGCSAKKREDYLEWPEYFMAVAFLSAQRSKDPNSQVGACIVNQENKIVGIGYNGMPNGCDDDLLPWSRSADDRLDTKYPYVCHAELNAIMNKNSADVKGCTMYVALFPCNECAKLIIQAGLKEVIYLSDKYHDTPEMMASRRLLNMAGIQYRQFQPKRTQIVIDFNSINQAGMLNGAPH from the exons ATGGAAGAAAGTCAGCAGCCTCGTCTAGTTAACGG TTGTTCTgctaagaaaagagaagattacCTGGAATGGCCAGAGTATTTTATGGCTGTTGCCTTTCTGTCAGCACAAAGAAGCAAAGACCCAAACTCTCAG GTGGGTGCATGCATCGTGAACCAGGAGAACAAGATAGTTGGCATTGGTTACAATGGAATGCCCAATGGCTGTGATGACGACCTGCTGCCCTGGTCCCGCTCTGCTGACGATCGTCTGGACACTAAATACCCTTACG TGTGCCACGCAGAGCTGAACGCCATCATGAACAAGAACAGCGCGGATGTGAAGGGATGCACCATGTATGTGGCTTTGTTCCCATGCAACGAGTGCGCCAAGCTGATCATCCAGGCAG GTCTGAAAGAAGTGATCTACCTTTCTGATAAGTACCACGACACACCTGAGATGATGGCGTCCAGAAGGCTGCTCAACATGGCGGGAATACAATACAG GCAGTTCCAGCCCAAGAGGACTCAGATTGTCATTGATTTTAATTCCATTAACCAGGCTGGAATGCTGAATGGGGCCCCCCACTGA